From Magnetospirillum sp. WYHS-4, a single genomic window includes:
- a CDS encoding FAD-dependent oxidoreductase, whose protein sequence is MARIVVLGAGVGGVSMAYEMQEKLGRNDRLTVISNSDFFQFVPSNPWVAVNWRTKEDVVVPLAQPMARKGIEFVAKGARKVHPDRNRVELSDGTEVDYDYLIVATGPQLAFHEIEGFGPEHHTHSICSVDHAVAAGQAWEDFCKDPGHLVIGAVQGASCFGPAYEFAMIVDTDLRRRKIRNKVPITFVTSEPYIGHLGLGGVGDTKGMIEAELRNRHIKWICNAKVDKFEAGRVFVSECDLEGKPAKTHELSHKYCMMLPAFRGIGAVAGIEGLGNPRDFILVDRHQRNPKYRNVFSVGVCIAIPPVEATPVPTGCPKTGFMIESMVTAAAENIREILDGKEPTHEGSWSAACLADFGDGGAAFVAIPQIPPRNVNWSSKGKWVHLAKIAFEKYFIRKVRKGLGEPGYEKHMIKLMGLHRLK, encoded by the coding sequence ATGGCTCGTATCGTGGTGCTCGGCGCCGGCGTCGGCGGCGTTTCGATGGCCTATGAGATGCAGGAGAAGCTGGGCAGGAACGACCGCCTGACCGTCATCTCCAACAGCGATTTCTTCCAGTTCGTCCCTTCCAACCCCTGGGTCGCCGTCAACTGGCGCACCAAGGAGGACGTGGTCGTCCCCCTGGCCCAGCCTATGGCGCGCAAGGGCATCGAGTTCGTCGCCAAGGGGGCCAGGAAGGTCCATCCCGACCGCAACCGGGTGGAACTGTCCGACGGCACCGAAGTCGACTACGACTACCTGATCGTCGCCACCGGCCCGCAACTGGCCTTCCACGAGATCGAAGGCTTCGGGCCCGAGCACCATACCCATTCCATTTGCAGCGTCGACCATGCGGTGGCCGCCGGCCAGGCCTGGGAGGACTTCTGCAAGGACCCCGGCCATCTGGTGATCGGGGCCGTCCAGGGCGCGTCCTGCTTCGGGCCGGCCTACGAATTCGCCATGATCGTCGACACCGACCTGCGCCGCCGCAAGATCCGCAACAAGGTACCCATCACCTTCGTCACCTCGGAACCCTACATCGGGCACCTGGGCCTGGGCGGGGTGGGCGACACCAAGGGCATGATCGAAGCCGAGCTGCGCAACCGCCACATCAAGTGGATCTGCAACGCCAAGGTAGACAAGTTCGAGGCCGGCCGGGTGTTCGTCAGCGAGTGCGACCTGGAAGGCAAGCCGGCCAAAACCCACGAACTGTCCCACAAGTACTGCATGATGCTGCCGGCCTTCCGTGGCATCGGCGCGGTGGCGGGGATCGAGGGGCTGGGCAACCCGCGCGACTTCATCCTGGTCGACCGGCACCAGCGCAATCCCAAGTACCGCAACGTCTTCTCGGTGGGGGTCTGCATCGCCATCCCGCCGGTGGAAGCGACACCGGTGCCGACCGGCTGTCCGAAGACCGGCTTCATGATCGAAAGCATGGTCACGGCGGCGGCGGAAAACATCCGCGAGATCCTGGACGGCAAGGAGCCGACTCACGAAGGCTCCTGGAGCGCCGCCTGCCTGGCCGACTTCGGCGACGGGGGGGCGGCCTTCGTCGCCATCCCGCAGATTCCGCCACGCAACGTCAACTGGTCGTCCAAGGGCAAGTGGGTGCACCTGGCCAAGATCGCCTTCGAGAAGTACTTCATCCGCAAGGTCCGCAAGGGCCTGGGCGAGCCGGGCTACGAAAAGCACATGATCAAGCTGATGGGCCTGCACCGCCTCAAGTAG
- the acpS gene encoding holo-ACP synthase: protein MILGVGTDLCDIRRIEKSLDQFGDRFVERLFTEGERARAERKPNPAAAYAQRFAAKEALAKALGTGFRDGVFFKDIEVANHPSGQPFLKLSGGALARLEALTPPGWRPHIDLSLTDEFPMAHAMVILSAER, encoded by the coding sequence ATGATCCTGGGCGTCGGCACCGACCTTTGCGACATCCGGCGCATCGAGAAGTCGCTGGACCAGTTCGGGGACCGCTTCGTCGAACGCCTGTTCACCGAGGGCGAGCGGGCCCGGGCCGAACGCAAACCCAATCCCGCCGCCGCCTACGCCCAGCGCTTCGCCGCCAAGGAGGCCCTGGCCAAGGCTCTGGGCACCGGCTTTCGCGACGGCGTGTTCTTCAAGGACATCGAGGTCGCCAACCACCCTTCGGGCCAGCCCTTCCTCAAACTGTCCGGCGGAGCGCTGGCGCGCCTGGAGGCTCTGACTCCGCCCGGCTGGCGGCCGCACATCGATCTGTCGTTGACCGACGAATTTCCTATGGCGCATGCCATGGTCATCCTGTCGGCGGAGCGGTAG
- a CDS encoding pyridoxine 5'-phosphate synthase → MANEPLRLGVNIDHVATIRNARGGAHPDPLRAALLAARAGADGITAHLREDRRHISDHDINRLAREIDLPLNLEMAATDEMLAVALRHKPHAACVVPERREERTTEGGLEVAGNRQGLERYVREMVAAGIRVSLFVEPDPRQLDAAREIGAPVVELHTGAYCEAHGKARERELERIVKAAAHAQALGLECHAGHGLGYDSVGPVAAIPSIVELNIGHFLVGEAIFVGLEDSIREMRRLMDEARGAP, encoded by the coding sequence ATGGCGAACGAGCCTTTGCGCCTAGGCGTCAACATCGACCACGTGGCGACCATCCGCAACGCCCGCGGCGGCGCCCATCCCGATCCCTTGCGTGCGGCATTGCTGGCCGCGAGGGCGGGGGCGGACGGCATCACGGCGCACCTGCGCGAGGACCGGCGCCACATCTCGGACCACGACATCAACCGGCTGGCCCGCGAGATCGACCTGCCGCTCAACCTGGAAATGGCGGCCACCGACGAGATGCTGGCGGTGGCGCTGCGCCACAAGCCTCACGCCGCCTGCGTGGTGCCCGAACGGCGCGAGGAACGCACTACCGAGGGCGGCCTGGAAGTCGCGGGCAACCGCCAGGGCCTGGAACGCTACGTGCGCGAGATGGTGGCGGCCGGCATCCGGGTCTCGTTGTTCGTCGAGCCCGATCCTCGTCAACTCGACGCCGCCCGCGAGATCGGCGCGCCGGTGGTCGAACTCCACACTGGCGCCTATTGCGAGGCCCACGGCAAGGCCCGTGAGCGGGAACTGGAACGCATCGTCAAGGCGGCCGCCCACGCCCAGGCCCTGGGCCTGGAATGCCACGCCGGCCACGGCCTGGGCTACGACAGCGTGGGACCGGTGGCGGCCATTCCGTCCATCGTCGAACTCAACATCGGCCACTTCCTTGTCGGCGAGGCCATCTTCGTCGGCCTGGAGGACAGCATCCGCGAGATGCGCCGCCTGATGGACGAGGCGCGCGGGGCCCCATGA
- a CDS encoding bifunctional (p)ppGpp synthetase/guanosine-3',5'-bis(diphosphate) 3'-pyrophosphohydrolase, with the protein MIRQFELVERIKAYDPDADEDLLNRAYVFAMKAHGSQVRASGDPYFSHPLEVAGILLNYRLDTASIVTALLHDVIEDTHATYDEIEKHFGAEVARLVDGVTKLTRIELQSDNKQAENFRKLLLAMSEDIRVLLVKLADRLHNMRTLGFVQKPESRRRIALETMDIYAPLAERIGMQEIKHELEDLAFAELNGDARDSILARLHFLREQGGGLIPRIIAELKRTMADGGLECTINGREKTPYSIWRKMQRQNISFEQLCDIMAFRIVVDDLGDCYQALGIIHSRYPVIPSRFKDYISTPKPNGYRSLHTSVLGPEKHRIEVQIRTREMHEVADRGVAAHWQYKQGVAREQVDGRQYRWLRELLEILENASSPDEFLEHTKLEMFQDQVFCFTPKGDLITLPQGATPVDFAYAVHSEVGDHCVGAKINGAIVQLRTQLQNGDQVDILTSKVQTPSPNWERFVVTGKARSHIRRFVRQAEREQYLHLGKAILQKAFAEEGYEFAPKSLEGALTVFKAHGVEDICTAVGAGHHTAREVLEAVFPGIRKKREAANVVPLARMRERKEAQHHGHAPHPAGGSARRDGGIPIKGLIPGMAMHFAGCCHPLPGDRIVGIVTTGKGVTIHTIDCEMLETYAEQPERWLDVSWEQGNGTAKDRGHVGRVHLSVLNEPGSLGSLSTVIAKNEGNISNLKITTRSSEVFDLLVDIEVRDVKHLTDIIAALRATPVINAIERARG; encoded by the coding sequence ATGATCCGCCAGTTCGAACTCGTCGAACGCATCAAGGCCTACGATCCGGACGCGGACGAGGATCTGTTGAACCGCGCCTATGTCTTCGCAATGAAGGCGCATGGGTCCCAGGTGCGGGCCTCGGGCGATCCCTACTTCTCCCATCCCCTCGAAGTGGCGGGTATCCTGCTCAACTACCGCCTGGATACCGCCTCCATCGTCACGGCCCTGCTGCACGACGTCATCGAGGACACCCACGCCACCTACGACGAGATCGAAAAGCACTTCGGCGCCGAGGTCGCCCGCCTGGTCGACGGCGTTACCAAGCTGACCCGCATCGAACTGCAGTCGGACAACAAGCAGGCGGAAAACTTCCGCAAGCTTTTGCTCGCCATGTCGGAAGATATCCGGGTGCTGCTGGTCAAGCTGGCCGACCGCCTGCACAACATGCGCACCCTGGGCTTCGTGCAGAAGCCGGAAAGCCGGCGCCGCATCGCGCTGGAGACCATGGATATATACGCGCCCTTGGCCGAGCGCATCGGCATGCAGGAGATCAAGCACGAACTGGAGGACTTGGCCTTCGCCGAACTGAACGGCGATGCCCGCGATTCCATTCTCGCCCGTCTGCATTTCCTGCGCGAACAGGGCGGCGGGTTGATTCCGCGCATCATCGCCGAACTGAAGCGCACGATGGCCGACGGCGGCCTGGAATGCACCATCAACGGCCGCGAAAAGACGCCCTATTCCATCTGGCGCAAGATGCAACGCCAGAACATCAGCTTCGAACAGCTCTGCGACATCATGGCCTTCCGCATCGTGGTGGACGACCTGGGCGACTGCTACCAGGCCCTGGGCATCATCCATAGCCGCTACCCGGTGATACCGAGCCGATTCAAGGACTACATCTCCACCCCCAAGCCCAATGGCTACCGCTCGCTGCATACCAGCGTGCTGGGGCCGGAGAAGCATCGTATCGAGGTTCAGATCCGCACCCGCGAGATGCACGAAGTCGCCGACCGCGGCGTCGCCGCCCACTGGCAATACAAGCAGGGCGTCGCCCGCGAGCAGGTGGACGGCCGCCAGTATCGCTGGCTGCGCGAATTGCTGGAGATACTGGAGAACGCGTCCAGCCCCGACGAGTTCCTCGAACATACAAAGCTGGAGATGTTCCAGGACCAGGTCTTCTGCTTCACCCCCAAGGGCGATCTGATTACCCTGCCGCAGGGCGCGACGCCGGTCGACTTCGCCTACGCGGTCCATTCCGAGGTGGGCGACCACTGCGTGGGCGCCAAGATCAACGGCGCCATCGTCCAATTGCGCACCCAGTTGCAGAACGGCGATCAGGTGGACATCCTGACTTCCAAGGTCCAGACCCCGTCGCCCAACTGGGAACGCTTCGTGGTGACGGGTAAGGCGCGGTCCCATATCCGCCGCTTCGTCCGCCAGGCGGAGCGGGAGCAGTACCTTCACCTGGGCAAGGCCATCCTGCAGAAGGCCTTTGCCGAGGAAGGCTATGAATTCGCCCCCAAGTCCCTGGAAGGGGCGTTGACGGTCTTCAAGGCCCATGGCGTCGAAGACATCTGTACCGCCGTGGGGGCCGGCCACCACACGGCGCGCGAAGTGCTGGAAGCGGTCTTCCCCGGCATCAGGAAGAAGCGGGAGGCGGCCAACGTGGTGCCGCTGGCCCGCATGCGGGAAAGGAAGGAAGCCCAGCACCACGGCCACGCCCCCCACCCCGCCGGCGGTAGCGCCCGCCGCGACGGGGGAATTCCGATCAAGGGTCTGATTCCGGGCATGGCCATGCATTTCGCCGGCTGCTGCCATCCGCTGCCCGGCGATCGGATCGTCGGCATCGTCACCACGGGCAAGGGGGTGACCATCCATACCATCGACTGCGAAATGCTGGAGACCTACGCCGAACAGCCGGAACGCTGGTTGGACGTGTCCTGGGAACAGGGCAACGGAACGGCCAAGGACCGCGGCCACGTCGGCCGGGTGCATCTCAGCGTGCTGAACGAACCGGGCAGCCTGGGCAGCCTGTCGACGGTGATCGCCAAGAACGAAGGAAACATCTCCAACCTGAAGATCACCACCCGCAGCAGCGAGGTCTTCGACCTGCTGGTCGACATCGAGGTGCGCGACGTCAAGCATCTGACCGACATCATCGCGGCCCTCCGCGCCACGCCGGTCATCAACGCCATCGAAAGGGCAAGGGGATAG
- the rpoZ gene encoding DNA-directed RNA polymerase subunit omega has translation MARVTVEDCVVRIPNRFELVMIAAQRARNISAGNSLTVERDNDKNPVVALREIADCTVDLKDLENGIIRGLQKFVERDEPVEEEMDMQAFQEQIKQEMADAQSAAAKAAEMLDGEDGEDADSMGDMGAEAEAADTEE, from the coding sequence ATGGCCCGAGTCACGGTTGAAGATTGCGTCGTCAGGATCCCGAACCGCTTCGAGTTGGTGATGATCGCCGCTCAGCGGGCTCGTAACATTTCGGCCGGCAATTCGCTGACCGTCGAGCGCGACAACGACAAGAACCCGGTCGTGGCGCTACGCGAGATCGCCGATTGCACGGTCGATCTCAAGGACCTGGAAAATGGCATCATCCGCGGCCTGCAAAAGTTCGTCGAGCGCGACGAACCGGTCGAGGAGGAAATGGACATGCAGGCCTTCCAGGAGCAGATCAAGCAGGAAATGGCCGACGCCCAAAGCGCCGCCGCCAAGGCCGCCGAGATGCTGGACGGCGAGGACGGCGAGGACGCCGACAGCATGGGCGACATGGGTGCCGAGGCTGAGGCCGCCGACACCGAGGAGTAG
- a CDS encoding ATPase, with the protein MSWDKRRRFYRQAEASPDGDAFVVRLDGRGLKTPAGRSLHLPTAALAAAVAREWAAQAGILRPHTMPITQLAATALDRVPVERDAAIGHLMAMVETDLLCHRAGHPAELAARQAARWDPLLDWAAEALGARLRVTEGILAVAQPPESLAALRRAVEGLTDLELAAVASAAAATGSLVVALALAAGRLDAASAFETALVDERFQAELWGDDFEALARRVRLRTDVEAAGAVLALAGS; encoded by the coding sequence ATGTCCTGGGACAAGCGACGGCGCTTCTATCGCCAGGCGGAGGCGTCCCCCGACGGGGACGCCTTCGTCGTTCGGCTCGACGGCCGGGGTCTCAAGACTCCGGCCGGAAGGTCCCTCCACCTGCCCACGGCCGCCCTGGCCGCGGCTGTGGCCCGCGAGTGGGCGGCCCAGGCGGGAATCCTCCGGCCCCACACCATGCCGATCACCCAGCTGGCCGCCACGGCGCTGGACCGCGTCCCGGTGGAACGGGATGCGGCGATCGGCCATCTGATGGCGATGGTTGAAACCGATCTGCTCTGCCACCGAGCCGGCCACCCCGCCGAACTGGCAGCCCGCCAAGCGGCCCGCTGGGACCCGTTGCTGGATTGGGCCGCCGAGGCGTTGGGAGCGCGATTGCGGGTGACCGAAGGCATCCTGGCCGTCGCCCAGCCACCCGAGTCCCTGGCGGCCCTGCGCCGGGCGGTCGAAGGCCTGACCGATCTGGAACTGGCGGCGGTGGCCAGCGCCGCTGCGGCCACCGGCTCCCTGGTGGTGGCCCTGGCCCTGGCGGCCGGGCGGCTCGATGCGGCCTCCGCCTTCGAAACGGCCCTGGTGGACGAACGCTTCCAGGCCGAGCTCTGGGGCGACGATTTCGAAGCCCTGGCCCGCCGCGTCCGCCTGCGGACCGACGTCGAGGCGGCCGGGGCGGTCCTGGCTTTGGCGGGGTCTTGA
- a CDS encoding AsmA family protein, producing MKKLGMILGGVIGLVVLALVGGFTYLKSMDFNQYKGAIAEQAKAATGRDLKFAGDIKVQVSMTPSLSVEGVSFSNAGWGSRPEMAKLKRLDVEVALMPLLSKKVQVNRLVLEGLDLLAETDRQGKGNWEFAAAKSEAKPGEAPKDAGAPGEMPVVKMVRLKDIKIAYKDGKSGQTFNVGLDSLDVEADNPSAPLALNLAGTMNAVAYKVAGKLGSVPDLLAGKPMPLTLKADLLGVAAAVDGKIDRPLEGKGLDLGLKIDVPKLGETVKAAAALAPGLKDAGPVPAVPLAFSGRLADTQNGYAVGDMKLTLGGSDLTGKLAVALGGARPAVDADLASNLFDLDQLLPPQKDGGKAAPAGEGAKGGGAGAKGGRVFPDDPLPLDGLKAADAKVKFKGKKIVAQGYTLTDIAVDLTLTNGKLTVSPFGLTTFGGKVGGNLSLDGGAATPALALKLDVAQLDYSAVLKQVQGNDLVQNGKLDVALDVRGTGKSVRALMAGLDGQARVTTQGGKIASNALNIVSGDVAAILPFVKSEGDKDIKCGVLNFDIGKGMAKQRAIVFETGGLSVVGTGDINLATEGLNLRIEPRAKKTSVASLAEVPMLVGGTMANPDIKPDALEAGKAALGAATQVGAAVATGGLSVVGQKLAGAATGGGKVDETDYCTPALAGKVVTPEKPKESKSAGGGDKGLLGSLPGLGGDKPATPGGKAADKPLEGLTKGVKGLFGK from the coding sequence ATGAAAAAGCTTGGAATGATCCTAGGTGGCGTCATTGGGCTGGTGGTCCTGGCGTTGGTCGGCGGCTTCACCTACCTGAAATCCATGGACTTCAACCAGTACAAGGGCGCGATCGCCGAACAGGCCAAGGCGGCTACCGGCCGCGACCTGAAGTTCGCCGGCGACATCAAGGTCCAGGTTTCGATGACGCCGTCGCTATCGGTGGAAGGCGTCAGCTTCTCCAACGCGGGTTGGGGTTCGCGGCCCGAGATGGCCAAGCTGAAGCGTCTGGATGTCGAAGTGGCCCTCATGCCCCTGCTGAGCAAGAAGGTCCAGGTCAACCGCCTGGTCCTCGAGGGCCTGGACCTGCTGGCCGAGACCGACCGGCAGGGCAAGGGCAACTGGGAATTCGCCGCCGCCAAAAGCGAGGCCAAGCCGGGCGAGGCGCCCAAGGACGCCGGCGCACCTGGCGAAATGCCGGTGGTCAAGATGGTCCGCCTGAAGGACATCAAGATCGCCTACAAGGACGGCAAGAGCGGCCAGACCTTCAACGTCGGGCTGGACAGCCTGGACGTGGAGGCCGACAACCCCAGCGCCCCCCTGGCGCTCAACCTGGCCGGCACCATGAACGCCGTGGCTTACAAAGTGGCGGGCAAGCTGGGCTCGGTGCCCGACCTGCTGGCCGGCAAGCCCATGCCGCTGACCCTGAAGGCCGACCTGCTGGGCGTCGCGGCGGCGGTGGACGGCAAGATCGACCGGCCGCTGGAAGGCAAAGGGCTCGACCTGGGGCTGAAGATCGACGTGCCCAAGCTGGGCGAGACCGTCAAGGCGGCCGCCGCCCTGGCCCCCGGTCTCAAGGACGCCGGGCCGGTCCCGGCGGTTCCGCTGGCCTTTTCCGGCAGGTTGGCCGATACGCAGAACGGCTACGCGGTGGGCGACATGAAGCTCACCCTGGGCGGCAGCGATCTGACCGGCAAGCTTGCCGTGGCCCTCGGGGGGGCTCGGCCGGCGGTCGACGCCGACTTGGCCTCCAACCTGTTCGATCTCGACCAACTGCTCCCTCCGCAGAAGGACGGCGGCAAGGCCGCGCCGGCCGGCGAGGGGGCCAAGGGCGGCGGCGCGGGGGCCAAGGGCGGCCGGGTGTTCCCGGACGATCCGCTGCCCCTGGACGGCCTGAAGGCGGCCGACGCCAAGGTCAAGTTCAAGGGCAAGAAGATCGTCGCCCAGGGCTACACCCTGACCGACATCGCCGTCGACCTGACCCTGACCAACGGCAAGCTGACCGTCAGCCCCTTCGGCCTGACCACCTTCGGCGGCAAGGTGGGCGGCAACCTCAGCCTGGACGGCGGGGCCGCGACGCCGGCCCTGGCGCTCAAGCTGGACGTGGCGCAACTGGACTACAGCGCGGTGCTCAAGCAGGTGCAGGGCAATGATCTGGTGCAGAACGGCAAGCTCGACGTGGCGCTCGACGTCCGCGGCACCGGCAAGTCGGTGCGGGCCCTGATGGCCGGCCTGGACGGACAGGCCCGGGTGACCACCCAGGGCGGCAAGATCGCTTCCAACGCGCTCAACATCGTGTCGGGCGACGTGGCGGCCATCCTGCCCTTCGTCAAGAGCGAGGGTGACAAGGACATCAAGTGCGGCGTGCTGAACTTCGACATCGGCAAGGGCATGGCCAAGCAACGCGCCATCGTCTTCGAGACCGGCGGCCTATCGGTGGTCGGCACGGGCGATATCAACTTGGCGACCGAAGGGCTCAACCTGCGCATCGAGCCGCGCGCCAAGAAGACCAGCGTCGCCAGCTTGGCCGAGGTGCCCATGCTGGTCGGCGGCACCATGGCCAATCCGGACATCAAGCCGGACGCCCTGGAAGCCGGCAAGGCGGCCCTTGGCGCGGCGACCCAGGTGGGCGCGGCGGTGGCCACCGGCGGCCTGTCGGTGGTCGGCCAGAAGCTGGCCGGTGCCGCGACCGGCGGCGGCAAGGTCGATGAGACCGACTATTGCACCCCGGCCCTGGCCGGCAAGGTGGTGACTCCCGAAAAGCCGAAGGAAAGCAAGTCGGCCGGCGGCGGCGACAAGGGGCTTCTGGGTTCCCTGCCCGGTCTGGGCGGCGACAAGCCGGCCACCCCTGGCGGCAAGGCGGCCGACAAGCCCTTGGAAGGGCTGACCAAGGGCGTCAAGGGCCTGTTCGGCAAGTAG
- a CDS encoding HAD-IA family hydrolase, translating to MPTILERQPRLAVFDCDGTLVDSQASIVAAMHAAFLGEGRAAPEPHAVRRVVGLPLYDAIFRLLPDGDHGACAILTERYKEAFSDLRTRDVVHEPLFPGVEDVLARLDAEGWLLGVATGKSYRGLVNTLKTHGLEGRFVTLQTADRVRGKPHPDMMLQALAETGVEATCSVVIGDTTYDMEMARAAGTFAVGAAWGYHERSELTAAGAHRIADAFPDIPATILSVMGAAS from the coding sequence TTGCCGACCATCCTCGAACGTCAGCCGCGCCTTGCCGTCTTCGATTGCGACGGGACCCTGGTGGACAGCCAGGCTTCCATCGTCGCCGCCATGCATGCGGCTTTCCTGGGGGAAGGCCGCGCGGCCCCCGAGCCCCACGCGGTGCGCCGGGTGGTGGGGCTGCCGCTCTACGACGCCATCTTCCGCCTGCTGCCCGACGGCGACCACGGGGCCTGCGCCATCCTTACCGAACGCTACAAGGAGGCTTTTTCCGACCTCCGGACCCGCGACGTCGTGCACGAACCCCTGTTTCCCGGCGTGGAAGATGTCTTGGCTCGTCTGGACGCCGAAGGCTGGCTGCTGGGCGTGGCGACCGGCAAGTCGTACCGGGGGCTGGTCAACACCTTGAAGACCCACGGGCTGGAGGGCCGCTTCGTCACTTTGCAGACCGCCGACCGGGTGCGCGGCAAGCCCCATCCCGACATGATGCTCCAGGCGCTCGCGGAGACGGGGGTGGAGGCCACCTGCTCTGTTGTCATAGGGGATACCACCTACGATATGGAGATGGCCCGGGCCGCCGGAACGTTTGCGGTCGGGGCCGCTTGGGGATACCATGAGCGCTCCGAATTGACGGCGGCGGGGGCCCATCGGATCGCCGATGCGTTTCCCGACATCCCCGCCACCATCCTGTCAGTCATGGGGGCTGCATCATGA
- a CDS encoding NUDIX domain-containing protein, protein MTAKPRDIEIVEVETPFRGYFRIDRYKLRHELFEGGMSGVMSREVFERGHAATILLYDPDREKLVFVEQFRIGAYAAARNSPWFAEDFSPWLIETVAGIIDAGETPEQVVRREAGEEADCLVLDVIPVMHYLVSPGGTTESLFVFVGRVDSTQAGGIFGLREEHENIRVLVAGVDEAFAWLDEGRIVNSMTLIPLMWFRHHRESVRRRFLEGVTPSA, encoded by the coding sequence ATGACGGCGAAACCCAGGGATATCGAGATCGTCGAGGTGGAAACACCCTTTCGCGGCTATTTCCGCATCGACCGCTACAAGCTGCGCCACGAACTGTTCGAAGGGGGCATGAGCGGCGTCATGAGCCGCGAGGTCTTCGAACGCGGCCATGCGGCGACCATCCTTCTTTACGATCCCGACCGCGAGAAGCTGGTGTTCGTCGAACAGTTCCGCATCGGCGCCTACGCCGCCGCCCGCAACTCGCCCTGGTTCGCCGAAGATTTTTCCCCCTGGCTGATCGAGACCGTGGCCGGCATCATCGATGCCGGCGAAACGCCCGAACAGGTGGTGCGCCGCGAGGCCGGCGAGGAAGCCGACTGCCTGGTGCTGGACGTCATCCCGGTCATGCACTACCTGGTCAGCCCCGGCGGCACGACGGAATCCCTGTTCGTCTTCGTCGGACGTGTCGATTCCACCCAGGCCGGCGGCATCTTCGGTCTCCGGGAGGAACACGAAAACATCCGCGTCCTGGTGGCCGGGGTGGACGAAGCCTTCGCTTGGCTGGACGAAGGCCGCATCGTCAATTCCATGACCCTGATCCCCCTGATGTGGTTCCGCCACCACCGGGAGTCGGTACGACGGCGTTTCTTGGAAGGCGTCACGCCGTCCGCGTGA
- a CDS encoding methyltransferase domain-containing protein, with product MIPGARKQRIARSFGQAAATYDAAAHLQRHAAEHLAAMAIKLPLRENYRVLEVGAGTGILTRLLIDHLPAGCSWVVTDIAEGMLDRCRQTLAGRPGLEFRVMDGEAPDVDGPFDLIVSNLAVQWFDDLGAGLARLSERLAAGGYLAVSTLAEDSAVEWRRAHADLGIDCGVPRLPGADRIAMAWPDNGNLKFTEERLIRSYPNALAFLEALRETGAQVPAPGYRPLPAGTLRRLLRHLDAQGELALTYHIAYGVFTRTA from the coding sequence ATGATCCCAGGCGCCCGCAAGCAACGCATCGCCCGGTCCTTCGGCCAGGCCGCCGCCACCTACGACGCGGCTGCCCATCTGCAACGCCACGCGGCCGAACATCTGGCGGCCATGGCGATCAAGCTGCCGTTGCGCGAAAACTACCGGGTCCTTGAGGTGGGGGCGGGAACCGGCATCCTGACCCGCCTGCTGATCGACCATCTGCCGGCGGGCTGCTCCTGGGTGGTGACTGATATCGCGGAGGGCATGCTGGACCGGTGCCGCCAGACCCTGGCCGGGCGGCCGGGCCTGGAGTTCCGCGTCATGGACGGTGAGGCCCCGGACGTGGACGGCCCCTTCGACCTGATCGTTTCCAACCTGGCGGTGCAGTGGTTCGACGACCTGGGAGCCGGCCTGGCCCGCCTGTCGGAACGGCTGGCGGCCGGCGGCTACCTGGCGGTTTCCACCCTGGCCGAGGACAGCGCCGTCGAATGGCGCCGCGCCCATGCCGACCTGGGCATCGATTGCGGCGTCCCGCGCCTGCCCGGTGCGGATCGCATCGCCATGGCGTGGCCCGACAACGGCAATCTGAAATTCACCGAAGAACGGTTAATCAGGAGCTATCCGAATGCCCTGGCCTTCCTGGAGGCCTTGCGCGAGACCGGGGCGCAGGTCCCGGCGCCCGGCTACCGGCCCCTGCCGGCGGGCACCCTGCGCCGCCTGTTGCGCCACCTGGACGCCCAGGGCGAACTGGCCCTGACCTACCACATCGCCTACGGCGTCTTCACGCGGACGGCGTGA